The following is a genomic window from Kiloniellales bacterium.
GGTCGCCGTGGTCTACCGCGCCACCTGGCCGGACCAGCAGGTGATCCGCGGCACGCTGGCGAACATCCGAGCCGAGGTTCGCGCCGCCAAGATCACCCGGACGGCGCTGATCCTGGTCGGCCGCGTGCTCGCGCAGGACGCTTTCGAGGACAGCCGTCTCTACGCCGCCGACCACGTTCATCTGCTGCGCCCGCACCGGCGGGCGTCACGCTAGATCGGACCATGTTTAGACGGAAGCAGGTTCTGCTTCCGTCTAAACATTTCATTGAGTTAGAGCAGATTCACCGGGTTTGATGGATCGCCTGAAGCGATACAGTCAAACCCGGATCTGCTCTAGCCGCGCCGCGATCCATTCGGCGGCGGCTTCGACGCTGGCCACGCTGTCCCCCGGGGGCGCGGGCGGCCGCGCGATCATGACGACGGGCAGGCCGAGGCGCCGGGCCGCCAGGATCTTGCCGTAGGTCGCGCCGCCGCCGCTGTTCTTGCTGACCAGCGCGTCGATGCGGTGCTGTTGAAGCAGGGCCACCTCCTCGTCCGCGTCGAAGGGGCCGCGCGCCAGAACAATCTCGTGCCGGGCCAGGGGCAGCGGCGTGGACGGCGGATCGATCAGGCGCACCAGGAACCAGTGGTCGCGGCACGGCGCGAAGGCCTCGATGCCCTGGCGGCCGGACGACAGGAAGACGCGTTCGCCGAGTGCCTCCAGGGCGCGCGCCGCGGCGGCCGTGTCCGGCACCGTGATCCAGCGGTCGCCGTCCTCGGCCTGCCAGGGCGCGCGCAGGAGCTTCAGGCGGGGAACCCCGGCGGCTGCTGAGGCCGCGGCGGCGTGGCCGGCCATGGTCGCGGCGAAGGGGTGGGTGGCGTCGACCAGCAGGTCGGTTGCCTGTTCCCGCAGGAATGCGGTCAGCCCCTCGGCGCCGCCGAAACCTCCCGAGACCACTTGCCCCGGCGGCCGTTTCGGCTCGCGCGTGCGGCCGGCCAGCGAGGTTGTGACGCAGAGTCGCTCCTGTCGCGCCGCCCAGTCGGCCAGGGCCCAGCCCTCCTCCGTGCCACCGAGGATGAGCAGGCGCTTTCGGTCAGCCACGGGAGCGTCCGACCAGGCCGCCCTGGCGGTCAAAGATCAGCACCTCGACCTCGGTCTCGCCGGCCAGGAGGCCCAGCGCGGTCTCGCGGGCCCGCTCCGCCAGGACGTCGGCCAGCGCCACCGCGCCGCGGGTCAAGGTCAGGACCTCGTTGGCCGTGTTGGCCCGGCGGCAGGCGTCGACCAGCTCCGCGTCCGCGTCCAGTTCGGCAAGGCGTTCGGCGAGCCAGTCCAGGTTGACCTGGCTGCGGCCCGAGTGGAGGTCGAGGTGGCCCTGGGCGAGCTTGGAGATCTTGCCGAAGCCGCCGCCGATGGTGAGTTTCGGCAAGGGGTGCCGGCGCAGGTACTTGAGCAGGCCGCCGGCGAAGTCGCCCATGTCGAGCATGGCGTGGTCCGGCAGGTCGTAGAGCGCCTGCACCGCGCACTCCGAGGTCGAGCCGGTGCAGCCGGCGACGTGGGCCAGGCCGGCGGCGCGCGCCACGTCTATGCCCCGGTGGATCGAGTGGATCCAGGCTGCGCAGGAATAGGGCACCACGATGCCGGTGGTGCCCAGGATGGAAAGACCGCCGACGATGCCGAGGCGGGGGTTCCAGGTCCGCGCCGCCAAGGCCGCGCCGCCTGGGACCGAGACCTCGATCTCGAGGTCGCCGGGCTCTCCGCCCGCCGCCTCGCGCAGCGCGGCCTCGATCATCCGGCGCGGCGCGGGGTTGATCGCCGGTTCCCCCACCGCCAGGGGCAGCCCGGCCTTGGTCACCGTGCCGACCCCTTCGCCCGCCTTGAACGCAAGACCCGAACCTGGCGCACCGCGGCGCAGCGTGACGACGACCTCGGCCAGATGGGTCACGTCGGGATCGTCGCCGGCGTCCTTGACGATGCCGGCCTGCGCGAAGTCCGGGCCCAGCGCTTCGCGGGCTAGGGCGAAGGCCGGCCGCTCGCCGCCCGGCAGGGTGATGGTCACGGGGTCGGGAAACGCGCCGGTCGAGAGCGCGCCGTAGGCGGCCTTCGCGGCGGCGGTGGCGCAGGCGCCGGTGGTCCAGCCGCGCCTGAGAGGTCCTTCCGCTTTCCGATCCATGTCGCCATTCTATAAATCGGTGGCCGGTGCTGACTAGATCGGGTCATGTTTAGACGGAAGCAGGTCCTGCTTCCGTCTAAACATGTGAATCCGATCTACATCATTGAGTTAGAGCAGATTCACCGGATTTGATGAATCGCCCATAGCGATTCATCAAATCCGGATCTGCTCTAGGCACGGCGCTTCGGCGAATCTAGGATTGCGCCATGGAAAGCCTGCCCTTCACTCTTCCCTCGCTCGAGCCCGGATGGGTCTGGCTGGCCGGGGCCGGCCCGGGCGATCCCGGCCTGCTCACCCTGACCACGCTCGAGGGGCTGCGCGGCGCCGACGTCGTGGTCTACGACGCCCTGGTGAACGAGAGCATCCTGTCGCTCGCCCGCCCGGGTGCGGTCCTGGAGTACGCCGGCAAGCGCGGCGGCCGGCCTTCGCCGAAGCAGGCCGACATCTCCTGCCGGCTGGTCGCCTACGCGCGCGAGGGAAAGCGGGTGCTGCGCCTCAAGGGCGGCGACCCCTTCGTGTTCGGGCGCGGCGGCGAGGAGGCGTTGGCCCTTGTTTCCGCCGGCGTTCCCTTCCGGATTGTACCGGGCGTCTCCGCCGGAATCGGCGGCCTGGCCTATGCCGGCATTCCGGTAACTCACCGGAGCACCAATTCGGCCGTCACCTTCCTGACCGGCCACAATGTGGCGGGCGAGGTGCCGGACCAGCTGGACTGGCCCGCCCTGGCGCGGGGATCGCCGGTCATCGTGATCTACATGGGCCTGAAGCATTTGGCGCGGATCGCCGGACTACTGATGGCCGGCGGGCGCGCGCCCGACGAGCCGGTCGCCGTGGTCAGCAACGCCAGCCTGCCGGCGCAGAGCGTGCTCGAGACCACGCTCGGGTCGTGCGACGCGGACGCCCGGGCGGCCGGCGTCACGCCGCCCACGCTGGTCGTCGTCGGCCAGGTCGTGCGCCTGCGCGACGGACTCGATTGGCTCGGCGCACTGGCCGGGCGCTGCTTGGATCCGGATCCCTTGGACCAAGAACGGAACCGCGAGGTGGGCTGAGCCCCATGGCCGGCGGACTCCTCTTCGCGGCGCCGGCTTCGGGCAGCGGCAAGACGGTCTGCACGTTGGCGCTGCTGCGGCACTTCCGCAACGCCGGCGTGGCGGTGGCATCGGTCAAGGCCGGTCCCGACTACATCGACCCGGCCTTTCACAGCCGCGCGAGCGGGCGCCCCTGCACCAACCTCGACACCTGGGCGATGCGTCCCGGCACCCTCGCGGCGCTCGCGGAGAACGCCGGCCGCGGCGCCGAGCTGATCCTCGGCGAAGGGGTGATGGGCCTGTTCGACGGGGCGCCCGACGGCCGCGGCTCGACCGGCGACCTGGCGCGGGTGACCGGCTGGCCGGTGGTTCTGGTGGTCGATGCCCGGGGCATGGCCGCGACGGCGGCCGCGGTGGTGCGGGGCCTGGCGAGCCACCAGCCGGAAATCGAGATCGGCGGCGTCATCTTCAACCGAATCGGCGGTGCGCGGCACGAGCGCCTGTTGCGCGAGGCCATGGCGCCGCTCGGCATCCCGGTGCTGGGCGCCTTGCCGCGGACACCCGCGCTGGCCTTGCCCGAACGGCACCTCGGACTGGTCCAGGCGGCCGAGCACAACGACCTGGAGGGC
Proteins encoded in this region:
- a CDS encoding cobalt-precorrin-6A reductase → MADRKRLLILGGTEEGWALADWAARQERLCVTTSLAGRTREPKRPPGQVVSGGFGGAEGLTAFLREQATDLLVDATHPFAATMAGHAAAASAAAGVPRLKLLRAPWQAEDGDRWITVPDTAAAARALEALGERVFLSSGRQGIEAFAPCRDHWFLVRLIDPPSTPLPLARHEIVLARGPFDADEEVALLQQHRIDALVSKNSGGGATYGKILAARRLGLPVVMIARPPAPPGDSVASVEAAAEWIAARLEQIRV
- a CDS encoding precorrin-4 C(11)-methyltransferase codes for the protein VAVVYRATWPDQQVIRGTLANIRAEVRAAKITRTALILVGRVLAQDAFEDSRLYAADHVHLLRPHRRASR
- a CDS encoding cobalt-precorrin-5B (C(1))-methyltransferase, which produces MDRKAEGPLRRGWTTGACATAAAKAAYGALSTGAFPDPVTITLPGGERPAFALAREALGPDFAQAGIVKDAGDDPDVTHLAEVVVTLRRGAPGSGLAFKAGEGVGTVTKAGLPLAVGEPAINPAPRRMIEAALREAAGGEPGDLEIEVSVPGGAALAARTWNPRLGIVGGLSILGTTGIVVPYSCAAWIHSIHRGIDVARAAGLAHVAGCTGSTSECAVQALYDLPDHAMLDMGDFAGGLLKYLRRHPLPKLTIGGGFGKISKLAQGHLDLHSGRSQVNLDWLAERLAELDADAELVDACRRANTANEVLTLTRGAVALADVLAERARETALGLLAGETEVEVLIFDRQGGLVGRSRG
- the cobA gene encoding uroporphyrinogen-III C-methyltransferase, whose product is MESLPFTLPSLEPGWVWLAGAGPGDPGLLTLTTLEGLRGADVVVYDALVNESILSLARPGAVLEYAGKRGGRPSPKQADISCRLVAYAREGKRVLRLKGGDPFVFGRGGEEALALVSAGVPFRIVPGVSAGIGGLAYAGIPVTHRSTNSAVTFLTGHNVAGEVPDQLDWPALARGSPVIVIYMGLKHLARIAGLLMAGGRAPDEPVAVVSNASLPAQSVLETTLGSCDADARAAGVTPPTLVVVGQVVRLRDGLDWLGALAGRCLDPDPLDQERNREVG